A single genomic interval of Macadamia integrifolia cultivar HAES 741 chromosome 6, SCU_Mint_v3, whole genome shotgun sequence harbors:
- the LOC122081445 gene encoding UTP:RNA uridylyltransferase 1-like isoform X2, which yields MEATFTVTVDDIECAYLDKVDGLFGFGAQNKESIAQLIWGFFDYWSFRHDHANAVISVRTGSIVSKQAKDWTRRIGNDRHLIRIEDPFETSRDLGRVVDKHSIRILQVV from the exons ATGGAGGCAACGTTTACGGTGACAGTAGATGATATTGAATGTGCTTACTTAGATAAAGTAGATGGTCTCTTTGGTTTTGGAGCACAGAATAAAGAAAGTATTGCCCAACTGATATGGGGGTTTTTTGATTATTGGTCATTTCGTCATGACCATGCAAATGCTGTTATATCTGTACGCACAGGAAGTATCGTCAG TAAGCAAGCCAAGGACTGGACAAGGCGAATTGGAAATGACCGTCATTTGATACGTATAGAGGATCCCTTTGAAACATCTCGTGATCTTGGTCGAGTTGTTGATAAGCACAGCATAAGAATCCTTCAAGTTGTTTGA
- the LOC122081445 gene encoding UTP:RNA uridylyltransferase 1-like isoform X1, whose product MVGKLSHPTANLCQGMEATFTVTVDDIECAYLDKVDGLFGFGAQNKESIAQLIWGFFDYWSFRHDHANAVISVRTGSIVSKQAKDWTRRIGNDRHLIRIEDPFETSRDLGRVVDKHSIRILQVV is encoded by the exons ATGGTTGGTAAATTGTCTCACCCAACTGCTAATTTATGCCAGGGAATGGAGGCAACGTTTACGGTGACAGTAGATGATATTGAATGTGCTTACTTAGATAAAGTAGATGGTCTCTTTGGTTTTGGAGCACAGAATAAAGAAAGTATTGCCCAACTGATATGGGGGTTTTTTGATTATTGGTCATTTCGTCATGACCATGCAAATGCTGTTATATCTGTACGCACAGGAAGTATCGTCAG TAAGCAAGCCAAGGACTGGACAAGGCGAATTGGAAATGACCGTCATTTGATACGTATAGAGGATCCCTTTGAAACATCTCGTGATCTTGGTCGAGTTGTTGATAAGCACAGCATAAGAATCCTTCAAGTTGTTTGA